A single window of Nostoc sp. KVJ3 DNA harbors:
- a CDS encoding AAA family ATPase → MLNTLVSIPGYAISEELYNGSRTLVYRGYQDTDSLPVVIKLLKNPYPSFSELVQFRNQYTIAKNLNSPLIIATYSLETYQNGYALVMEDFGGISLKDYFTRVETRYIVSLQEFLEIAITLCNTLDILYRERIIHKDIKPSNILINLKTKQIKLIDFSIASLLPRETQTLINPNVLEGTLAYISPEQTGRMNRGIDYRTDFYSLGVTFYELLTGVLPFLSNEPMELVHCHIAKVAPLVHEISPEIPPVLSEVVKKLMAKNAEDRYQSALGLKFDLENCLTQLQETGKIGDFEIGRRDVCDRFLIPDKLYGREAEVSTLLQAFERVSQGATEMMLVAGFSGIGKTAVVNEVHKPIVRQRGYFIKGKYDQFNRNIPFSAVVQAFRDLMGQLLSESDSELHIWKTQILQALRDNGQIILEVIPELERIIGKQAPATELSGTAAQNRFNLLFQKFIQVFTTKEHPLVMFLDDLQWADSASLNLMQLLMNESESRYLLMIGAYRDNEVSPAHPLMLTLDAIAKANATINTITLGSLSQCSLNQLVADTLNCHILTAQALTELISLKTKGNPFFATQFLKALYQDGLIQFDFNLGYWQCDLAEIRTVAMSDDVVEFMASQLQKLPSDTQDILKLAACIGAQFDLHTLAIVSQQSESDAAVALWKALQEGLIIPQSEIYKFYMGELDTTQNTQQVSLNYKFLHDRVQQAAYSLIPEEQKQATHLAIGRLLLQNIPDAELEASIFEIVNQLNVGIELLAHPVERDKLAKLNLIAGRKARASAAYELSLKHSSLGIDLLETNAWGNQYDLSYALHIVAAESAYLIGNFERAQQCVEFVLENAKSLIDKIIVYEVSINIYIANERFTEALEISLQVLKNLGIDMPNSPTVTDLEQASSKTTHLIEEKNIEDLIYLPEMTDSYALSAMRLLNLVVVPAYQRSLNSFLLTIYIAVQLSIKYGNSSFSASFYTLYGMVLCSISNDIERGYQFGMLALNLMNQLQDKQFHSRIFTFLLAFIVHWKSHPKNFISFGLTGYQIGLETGDLENTAWNCFHECQTSYLIGQELTELQQKMTIRSAIIRQGKHKLQLDLNEIQRQVILNLMGYSENPCCLIGEAFNEEQAVPQYQVANSIQALHCVYLHKLILCFLFEEYTLILDLATLAANYIGGVLGQAVVPVFHYYDSLARLAVFSKSSEVDQNKILEMVKKNQSKLREWSGYAPMNHLHKFYLVEAEQHHVLGNRTEAMDYYDRAISGAKENEYIQEEALANELAAKFYLNWGKEKVAAGYMQEAYYCYAHWGAKAKVADLEKRYPQLLAPILQNNRSSLSSNETIFALGSVTSTSYPTSSNSVSVALDLATILKASQTISGEIELEKLLSSLLSIIIENAGADKCVLMLMESGNLMIRALALVGVQNEILTNPKSVAESRYLPVGLINTVKRSLQSAVIVDARVHSQLINDSYIQQQQPKSILCSPILHQGKLLGVLYLENNLATGAFTSDRIELLNLLCAQAAISLENAQLYEHSQQYAKQLEESFAQLSASNSRFEKLVDNVPGVVYQYQISADGVISLPYISADCYEIYEITAEQAIANVQFLLKAIHPDDAANHQQSVADSMQTLTPFEWSGRIVTASGIVKWIHIEARIQKLADGTLVWDGLVLDISERKEAELALQQKSLALENALNDLQQAQLQIVQSEKMSALGNLVAGVAHEINNPVGCIIGNVSAIQDYINDLFGLIDLYNDKFPQPGTEIAEELETIDLEYLRDDLPKLIRAMKDAGDRITSISHSLRTFSRADSDQKQTFNLHEGIDSTILILRHRLKASETRPAIEVVTNYGNLPQVECFPGQLNQVFMNILANAIDALEESNQGRSFEQIKTNPNRITITTSVENHLVKIAIADNGKGISESVKQKIFDHLFTTKAVGKGTGLGLAIAQQIIVEKHNGSLKVNSTLGEGTEFVITLPILAPTLG, encoded by the coding sequence ATGCTTAACACTCTTGTCAGTATTCCTGGATATGCCATCAGTGAAGAACTTTACAACGGTTCCAGAACCCTAGTTTATCGCGGTTATCAAGATACTGACTCATTACCTGTAGTCATCAAGCTGCTAAAAAATCCCTATCCCAGCTTCAGCGAACTAGTACAGTTTCGCAATCAATATACCATTGCCAAAAATCTCAACTCACCTCTAATCATCGCCACCTACAGTCTGGAAACCTACCAAAATGGCTATGCGTTGGTGATGGAAGACTTTGGTGGAATTTCTTTAAAAGATTATTTCACCCGTGTAGAGACGCGATATATCGTGTCTCTACAGGAGTTTTTAGAGATTGCGATCACACTCTGCAACACCTTAGATATCCTCTATCGGGAGCGGATTATTCATAAAGACATCAAACCCAGCAATATTTTAATTAATCTCAAAACCAAACAAATTAAATTAATTGACTTCAGTATTGCATCTTTACTACCACGGGAAACCCAAACCTTAATCAATCCCAATGTGTTGGAAGGTACGCTTGCTTATATATCCCCAGAACAAACAGGGAGAATGAATCGGGGGATTGATTACCGCACTGACTTCTATTCTTTGGGTGTGACTTTTTACGAGTTACTCACTGGAGTTTTACCATTTCTATCAAATGAGCCGATGGAGTTGGTGCATTGTCATATTGCAAAAGTAGCGCCTTTAGTACATGAAATCAGCCCAGAAATCCCGCCTGTACTCTCTGAAGTCGTCAAAAAATTGATGGCGAAAAATGCGGAGGACAGATATCAGAGCGCTTTAGGACTGAAATTTGATTTAGAAAATTGTTTAACTCAACTTCAAGAAACTGGTAAAATAGGGGATTTTGAGATTGGGCGAAGGGATGTGTGCGATCGCTTCCTCATCCCCGACAAACTTTATGGACGAGAAGCTGAAGTATCAACCCTACTCCAAGCATTTGAGCGTGTTAGCCAAGGTGCAACAGAAATGATGCTGGTAGCTGGGTTTTCCGGGATTGGGAAAACCGCAGTTGTCAACGAAGTTCATAAACCAATTGTGCGGCAACGCGGTTATTTTATCAAAGGTAAATATGACCAATTCAATCGCAATATTCCCTTCTCTGCTGTTGTGCAAGCATTCCGTGATTTAATGGGGCAGTTGCTCAGTGAAAGCGATAGCGAATTACACATCTGGAAAACTCAAATTCTTCAGGCGCTAAGGGACAATGGGCAGATAATACTTGAAGTGATTCCCGAATTAGAACGCATTATTGGTAAGCAAGCACCCGCGACAGAATTATCAGGAACGGCGGCACAAAATAGATTTAATTTACTATTCCAAAAGTTCATTCAAGTCTTCACAACTAAAGAACATCCCTTAGTGATGTTTTTGGATGATTTACAGTGGGCTGATTCTGCCTCACTCAATTTGATGCAACTTTTGATGAATGAGTCGGAAAGTCGCTATTTATTGATGATTGGGGCTTACCGAGATAATGAAGTTTCACCGGCGCATCCCTTAATGTTGACATTGGATGCGATCGCCAAAGCTAACGCCACCATCAATACCATTACCTTGGGTTCTCTCAGCCAGTGTAGCTTAAACCAGCTAGTCGCTGACACCCTCAACTGCCATATTTTGACCGCTCAAGCCTTGACAGAATTGATTTCCCTCAAAACAAAAGGCAATCCCTTTTTTGCCACCCAGTTTCTCAAAGCATTGTATCAAGATGGATTGATTCAGTTTGATTTCAACTTGGGGTATTGGCAGTGCGATTTGGCAGAGATTCGCACTGTCGCCATGTCTGATGATGTCGTGGAATTTATGGCATCACAGTTACAAAAACTGCCCTCTGATACCCAAGATATTCTCAAATTAGCCGCTTGTATTGGCGCACAGTTTGATTTGCATACGTTGGCGATCGTCTCTCAACAGTCGGAATCTGATGCCGCCGTCGCCCTCTGGAAAGCGTTGCAGGAAGGGCTGATTATTCCCCAAAGTGAAATTTATAAGTTCTATATGGGCGAATTGGATACAACCCAAAACACACAGCAGGTCAGCTTAAATTATAAATTCCTGCACGATCGCGTCCAGCAAGCCGCCTATTCCCTAATTCCCGAAGAGCAAAAACAAGCCACCCATTTGGCGATCGGTCGGCTGCTGCTGCAAAATATTCCAGATGCCGAATTGGAAGCCAGCATTTTTGAAATTGTTAATCAATTAAATGTGGGCATTGAGTTGTTAGCTCATCCGGTTGAGCGAGATAAACTAGCAAAATTGAATCTGATCGCTGGAAGAAAAGCAAGAGCTTCAGCAGCATACGAACTATCACTTAAACATTCAAGTTTAGGGATTGATTTATTAGAGACAAATGCCTGGGGAAATCAGTATGATCTATCATACGCACTCCATATAGTCGCAGCAGAATCTGCCTATTTAATTGGCAATTTTGAAAGAGCGCAGCAGTGTGTCGAGTTTGTTTTAGAAAATGCTAAATCTTTGATCGACAAAATAATAGTTTATGAAGTTAGCATCAATATTTATATCGCCAATGAAAGATTTACAGAAGCTCTAGAAATCAGTTTGCAGGTGCTGAAGAATTTGGGAATCGATATGCCTAATTCTCCTACTGTTACTGACCTAGAACAGGCATCATCGAAAACTACGCACCTGATAGAGGAGAAAAATATTGAGGATTTAATTTACCTTCCTGAGATGACCGATTCATACGCATTGTCTGCAATGCGACTGCTTAATCTTGTAGTAGTTCCAGCCTATCAAAGGTCGCTAAATTCATTTCTTTTGACTATATATATTGCTGTTCAATTATCAATCAAATACGGTAATTCTTCTTTTTCAGCTTCATTTTATACGCTTTACGGTATGGTGCTTTGCTCTATTTCCAACGATATTGAACGAGGCTATCAGTTTGGTATGTTAGCGCTCAACCTAATGAATCAGCTGCAAGATAAACAATTTCATTCCAGGATATTTACATTCTTGTTAGCTTTTATTGTGCATTGGAAATCTCATCCCAAAAATTTCATCTCATTTGGACTAACTGGATATCAGATTGGTCTAGAAACTGGAGATTTAGAAAACACAGCATGGAATTGTTTCCACGAATGTCAAACGTCTTACTTGATTGGGCAAGAACTCACAGAGTTACAGCAAAAGATGACAATACGAAGTGCTATTATTCGACAGGGCAAACACAAACTTCAGTTAGACCTGAATGAAATACAGCGACAAGTGATTCTAAATTTAATGGGATATTCTGAGAATCCTTGCTGCTTAATTGGTGAAGCATTTAACGAAGAGCAAGCTGTGCCGCAGTATCAAGTAGCAAACAGCATTCAAGCACTTCATTGTGTGTATTTACACAAACTCATCCTCTGCTTCTTGTTTGAAGAATATACTTTAATATTAGACCTTGCCACCCTCGCTGCTAATTATATTGGCGGTGTTTTGGGTCAAGCGGTCGTTCCCGTGTTTCATTATTACGATTCCTTAGCACGTTTAGCAGTCTTTTCTAAATCTTCAGAAGTCGATCAGAATAAAATTCTAGAAATGGTGAAGAAGAATCAGTCCAAACTGCGAGAATGGTCTGGCTATGCACCAATGAATCACTTGCACAAGTTTTATTTGGTGGAAGCAGAGCAGCATCATGTTTTGGGCAATCGGACAGAGGCAATGGACTATTACGATCGCGCCATTTCTGGAGCTAAAGAAAATGAATACATCCAAGAAGAAGCCTTAGCCAACGAACTAGCCGCCAAGTTTTACCTCAATTGGGGCAAAGAAAAAGTCGCCGCAGGTTATATGCAAGAAGCCTATTACTGCTATGCCCACTGGGGTGCAAAAGCCAAAGTCGCTGACTTAGAAAAACGCTATCCCCAATTACTCGCCCCCATCCTCCAAAACAACCGTTCTTCTCTCTCAAGTAACGAAACTATCTTTGCTTTGGGGAGTGTCACCTCTACCAGTTACCCCACTTCCAGCAATAGTGTCTCTGTGGCTTTAGATTTAGCGACCATTCTCAAGGCTTCTCAAACTATCTCAGGCGAAATCGAACTGGAGAAACTGCTTTCATCGTTGCTTTCCATCATCATCGAAAATGCTGGAGCCGATAAGTGCGTATTAATGCTGATGGAGTCAGGTAATTTAATGATTCGGGCATTAGCTCTTGTGGGTGTGCAGAACGAAATACTGACTAATCCAAAGTCAGTCGCAGAGTCAAGATATTTACCAGTTGGCTTAATTAATACTGTCAAACGCAGCTTACAATCAGCAGTGATTGTTGATGCTAGAGTGCATTCGCAATTAATTAATGACTCCTATATTCAACAACAACAGCCTAAAAGTATCTTGTGTAGCCCGATTTTGCATCAGGGTAAGTTGCTTGGTGTTTTGTATTTGGAGAATAACTTAGCAACTGGAGCATTTACAAGCGATCGCATTGAACTACTGAATTTACTCTGCGCTCAAGCAGCCATTTCCCTGGAAAATGCCCAACTTTATGAACATTCTCAGCAATATGCTAAACAACTAGAGGAGTCTTTCGCCCAATTGAGTGCGAGTAATTCTCGCTTTGAAAAACTTGTAGACAATGTTCCTGGCGTTGTTTATCAATACCAGATATCTGCTGATGGTGTCATATCTCTACCGTACATCAGTGCAGACTGTTATGAAATATACGAAATTACAGCCGAGCAAGCGATCGCTAATGTGCAGTTTCTCCTCAAAGCGATACATCCAGATGATGCTGCAAATCACCAACAGTCGGTTGCCGACTCGATGCAAACACTGACTCCTTTTGAGTGGTCAGGGCGAATTGTGACAGCATCTGGCATCGTCAAGTGGATTCACATTGAAGCTCGAATTCAAAAACTTGCCGATGGAACTCTGGTTTGGGATGGATTAGTATTGGATATTAGCGAACGAAAAGAAGCAGAACTTGCCCTACAGCAGAAATCCCTTGCATTAGAAAATGCCTTGAATGATTTGCAGCAAGCCCAACTCCAAATTGTCCAAAGTGAAAAAATGTCAGCCTTGGGGAACTTAGTCGCCGGGGTAGCCCACGAAATCAACAATCCCGTTGGCTGTATTATTGGTAACGTTAGTGCTATCCAAGATTATATCAATGACCTATTTGGACTGATTGACCTCTACAACGATAAATTCCCTCAACCTGGGACGGAAATTGCAGAGGAATTAGAGACAATTGACCTGGAATATTTACGGGATGATTTACCCAAGTTAATCAGAGCGATGAAAGATGCCGGCGATCGTATCACATCTATCAGTCATAGTCTTCGCACCTTCTCTCGTGCTGATAGCGACCAAAAACAAACCTTCAACCTCCACGAAGGCATTGATAGCACCATCTTGATTTTACGCCATCGCCTCAAAGCTTCGGAGACTCGTCCGGCTATTGAAGTTGTCACCAACTACGGTAATTTACCTCAAGTAGAATGTTTTCCTGGGCAACTAAATCAAGTATTTATGAATATTCTCGCTAATGCTATTGATGCCTTAGAAGAATCTAATCAGGGACGCAGTTTTGAACAAATCAAAACCAATCCTAACCGAATTACAATTACCACATCAGTAGAAAATCATCTGGTTAAAATTGCCATTGCTGATAATGGCAAGGGAATAAGTGAATCAGTCAAACAAAAGATATTTGACCATTTATTTACCACAAAAGCTGTGGGTAAAGGGACAGGGTTAGGGTTAGCGATCGCCCAGCAAATTATAGTGGAAAAACACAACGGTTCGCTCAAGGTAAATTCTACACTCGGTGAGGGAACTGAATTTGTCATTACCTTACCGATTCTGGCTCCGACTCTGGGTTAA
- a CDS encoding ParA family protein, with protein MIITLASFKGGVAKTTSAIHIACFLSQHGSTLLVDGDPNHSATGWAKRGALPFKVVDLLQAPMHSRNFDHVVIDTAARPSHEDLEALADGCNLLILPTTPDALAMDALLQTVGALKSLGSSRYRVLLTIIPPAPRLTGQQAREALEAEGIPLFQHGIRRFAVYEKAALEGLPVYQVKDRSSKIAWREYQEVGKEILS; from the coding sequence GTGATAATCACCCTTGCTAGTTTCAAGGGTGGCGTAGCTAAAACGACAAGCGCCATCCACATTGCTTGCTTTCTATCTCAGCATGGCAGCACCTTGCTAGTTGATGGCGACCCAAACCACAGTGCTACAGGATGGGCAAAGCGAGGAGCATTACCCTTTAAAGTTGTGGATTTACTACAAGCTCCTATGCACAGTCGTAATTTTGACCATGTGGTTATTGACACAGCAGCTAGGCCAAGCCACGAAGATTTAGAAGCACTCGCTGATGGGTGTAATTTATTAATCTTGCCTACTACCCCTGATGCTTTAGCGATGGATGCGCTGTTGCAGACTGTAGGCGCACTTAAATCATTAGGCAGCTCGCGCTATCGTGTGTTGCTCACAATTATTCCCCCAGCCCCTCGCTTAACAGGACAGCAGGCACGGGAAGCATTAGAGGCAGAGGGAATACCACTATTTCAACATGGGATTAGACGATTTGCTGTTTATGAAAAAGCGGCACTGGAGGGGCTGCCAGTTTACCAAGTAAAAGACCGCAGCAGCAAAATAGCATGGCGGGAGTATCAAGAGGTGGGTAAGGAGATATTGTCATGA
- a CDS encoding NF041680 family putative transposase — translation MKRARLEEFRQAVYKYLGRAHDATFELTDAILLTRNVYCLAELSLSPVFRRKWPSIYEALQDSRPQRQKLMQLYIKQIPAEGRPLLAGDHTNWSRPDAVRLQERTYEHSGTSIAGNKPITIGQGYSTIAWIPENEGSWALPLRHERITSAESPIGKAIWQLKQVCKYLPTRPISVWDSEYGCAPFILKTANIPADILVRLRSNLCLWGEPKAYSGKGRPKKHGDKFKLNEPTTWNEATSVLEINDPKLGRVRVSLWKDLHFRQAATRPMLIIRVERLDAQGNMRVSKPLWLAWVGEEMPPLEEVWCLYLRRFTIDHWYRFLKQRLHWTVPNFGTPKQSERWSDLMPLMTWELWLARDIVTDNPLPWQKSLDKLTPGRVAQAIGGVFAAIGTPTSAPKPRGKSPGWQQGKKRHRKNRCPIVKKTVARPPKEPSVAV, via the coding sequence ATGAAACGTGCCAGATTAGAAGAATTCCGTCAAGCAGTCTACAAATATTTAGGCAGAGCACACGATGCAACTTTTGAGTTGACAGATGCCATATTGCTAACTAGAAATGTTTATTGCCTAGCAGAATTGTCCCTATCGCCAGTATTTAGAAGGAAGTGGCCAAGTATCTATGAGGCACTACAAGATAGTAGGCCACAGCGACAGAAATTGATGCAGCTATATATCAAACAAATCCCCGCAGAGGGACGACCATTGTTAGCAGGAGATCACACAAACTGGTCACGCCCAGATGCCGTCAGGTTGCAAGAGCGAACTTATGAGCATAGTGGCACATCCATAGCAGGAAATAAACCGATTACCATTGGTCAAGGATATAGCACAATTGCCTGGATACCTGAAAATGAGGGAAGTTGGGCATTACCATTAAGACATGAACGGATCACAAGTGCCGAAAGTCCTATTGGGAAAGCAATTTGGCAACTCAAACAGGTGTGTAAATATTTGCCTACCAGACCGATTTCAGTTTGGGATAGTGAATATGGTTGTGCGCCTTTTATCTTAAAAACTGCGAATATTCCAGCAGATATTCTCGTTCGGTTGCGTTCAAATCTGTGTTTATGGGGTGAACCAAAAGCTTATTCGGGAAAGGGGCGACCTAAAAAGCATGGTGATAAATTTAAACTGAATGAGCCCACAACATGGAATGAAGCAACATCTGTATTAGAAATAAATGACCCAAAATTAGGACGTGTGCGTGTGAGCTTGTGGAAAGATTTACACTTCCGTCAGGCTGCTACACGTCCAATGTTAATCATCAGAGTTGAACGTCTGGACGCGCAAGGTAACATGAGAGTGTCCAAACCTTTGTGGTTGGCTTGGGTAGGAGAAGAAATGCCACCCTTAGAAGAAGTTTGGTGTCTTTACTTGCGTCGCTTTACCATTGACCACTGGTATCGCTTTTTGAAGCAGCGTCTACATTGGACTGTACCAAACTTTGGTACTCCTAAGCAAAGTGAACGGTGGAGTGACCTCATGCCTCTGATGACTTGGGAATTGTGGTTAGCCCGCGATATCGTTACTGACAATCCTTTACCTTGGCAGAAGTCTCTAGATAAATTGACCCCTGGAAGAGTTGCTCAAGCTATAGGTGGAGTTTTTGCGGCCATTGGTACTCCCACCTCTGCACCCAAACCTCGCGGAAAGTCTCCCGGTTGGCAACAAGGAAAGAAGCGTCACCGTAAAAACCGATGTCCCATTGTTAAAAAAACAGTAGCACGACCACCTAAAGAACCATCTGTTGCTGTTTAA
- a CDS encoding DUF2839 domain-containing protein, with product MGEAKRRKQLLGDVYGSRVNLEKCPIPSEISLGYVSDEALATTKAQLHGMPDDFKSTFFIALTKAQTIVEPGIVFSEALKFSGGVGVEVTFRSDIETFVKSRCNTPSLGLRLIQKLKNIDYNTHRVIAILAGSSSPMLPINVYSVQQIETLLKYLNEDR from the coding sequence ATGGGAGAAGCTAAACGCAGAAAACAGCTTTTGGGCGATGTCTACGGTTCACGAGTTAATTTAGAAAAATGCCCCATCCCTTCAGAAATTAGCCTTGGATATGTGAGTGATGAAGCATTGGCAACCACAAAAGCCCAACTGCATGGGATGCCTGATGATTTTAAATCCACCTTTTTCATCGCCTTAACAAAAGCTCAAACTATAGTTGAGCCAGGAATTGTTTTCTCTGAAGCTCTAAAATTTTCTGGTGGGGTGGGTGTCGAAGTTACATTCCGCTCCGACATTGAAACTTTTGTCAAATCCCGGTGTAATACTCCATCTCTGGGTTTACGCCTGATACAAAAGCTCAAAAATATAGACTACAATACTCATCGAGTAATAGCTATCCTTGCTGGCTCCTCTTCTCCCATGCTTCCGATTAATGTCTATTCTGTTCAGCAAATCGAAACTCTGCTTAAGTACCTCAATGAAGACAGATAA
- a CDS encoding DEAD/DEAH box helicase produces MQNSQKNCYVLHGYYKLAGQKAIRTRGDIQTYMLILRDYQQDLVSKTFTAWSCGIRKVLLQLSTGGGKTIIFAAIASEFIAQGEGVLVVAHREELILQASEKLTAATKVQPGIIKAGYKPTDSLIQVASIQTLFRRQTYPIAKVVIIDEAHHSSANSYRKLLDAYPDALILGLTATPRREDGYGLRDIFDHLICSIKTQELIALGYLTDYKLIAGFKYSKHKVPKKRDFTRKELEEVASDYKPAEVLKQWKKFCAGKKTIIFAVNVKHSQDIAAVFYADGITCEHLDGNTPHSQRQAILDRFRNGQTQVISNCAILTEGFDCPDSLAAVIARPTSSVTLWLQMIGRILRPAPLKEYATILDMTDNWFRLGRPCDNREWSLDPISCDPDTQGVRCCPHCHHVFKPMPALVRTQEYFNSTLAEFVTQYEADCPNCGESFKWILSEDSGIENSGVPVIVSSNEIEFKEVPPEVRPVLLRPIIEAKKRKFRSEGKKSFFYNSTIRSWFLNCQELTLTELLYAIQLLDCSEETFDKSIEYLTFKVRIATEWEDVTRIMSRRPDNVKKVIWSNFSGLEKDRLNKMKVQYENEMEEWLTEENLAVIASDLEICEDIEMISDLWQIYKTGV; encoded by the coding sequence ATGCAGAACAGTCAGAAAAATTGTTATGTACTCCACGGGTATTATAAGCTTGCAGGACAGAAAGCAATTAGAACAAGGGGTGACATACAAACATATATGTTGATTCTGCGCGATTACCAACAAGATTTAGTTTCAAAAACTTTTACTGCTTGGTCTTGTGGAATTAGAAAAGTATTATTGCAACTGAGTACGGGTGGCGGCAAGACTATTATCTTTGCTGCAATCGCATCTGAATTTATAGCCCAAGGTGAAGGTGTGTTGGTAGTCGCTCACAGGGAGGAATTAATTCTCCAGGCCAGCGAGAAACTGACGGCAGCTACAAAAGTACAACCAGGAATCATCAAAGCAGGATACAAGCCAACTGATTCCTTAATTCAAGTAGCCAGTATCCAAACTCTTTTTCGTCGCCAAACTTACCCAATAGCGAAGGTTGTGATTATTGATGAAGCTCACCATTCTTCAGCTAATAGTTACCGTAAATTGCTAGATGCTTATCCAGATGCACTCATTTTGGGACTGACAGCTACACCAAGACGTGAAGATGGTTATGGACTGCGAGATATTTTCGACCACCTGATTTGCTCAATTAAGACCCAAGAATTAATAGCCCTTGGATATTTGACAGATTATAAGTTAATCGCTGGCTTTAAATATAGCAAACACAAAGTCCCTAAAAAACGTGACTTCACCAGAAAAGAATTAGAAGAAGTTGCTTCTGATTACAAACCTGCTGAGGTGTTAAAGCAGTGGAAAAAATTTTGTGCTGGTAAAAAGACAATTATTTTTGCGGTCAACGTCAAGCATTCTCAAGATATCGCAGCAGTATTTTATGCAGATGGCATCACCTGTGAGCATCTTGATGGAAATACACCACACTCACAGCGTCAAGCAATTTTAGATAGATTTCGTAATGGTCAGACGCAGGTGATTAGCAATTGTGCCATTTTGACTGAGGGATTTGATTGTCCTGACTCACTGGCGGCGGTGATTGCTCGACCTACTAGCAGTGTTACTCTTTGGTTGCAAATGATTGGCAGAATATTACGCCCTGCCCCGCTTAAGGAATATGCAACTATCCTAGACATGACTGATAACTGGTTTCGGCTTGGTCGTCCTTGTGACAACAGAGAATGGAGCCTTGACCCGATATCCTGCGACCCAGATACCCAAGGGGTAAGATGCTGTCCGCACTGTCACCATGTTTTCAAACCAATGCCAGCCCTAGTTCGTACTCAAGAATACTTTAATTCCACTCTAGCAGAGTTTGTGACTCAATATGAAGCGGATTGTCCCAACTGCGGCGAATCTTTTAAGTGGATATTGTCAGAGGATTCTGGAATAGAAAATAGTGGAGTCCCGGTGATTGTTTCTAGCAACGAGATTGAATTTAAAGAAGTTCCTCCAGAAGTACGTCCTGTTTTACTGCGCCCAATTATTGAAGCTAAAAAGCGGAAGTTTAGGAGCGAAGGAAAAAAATCGTTTTTTTATAATTCCACAATTAGAAGCTGGTTCTTAAATTGCCAAGAACTAACTCTAACAGAGCTACTTTACGCTATTCAACTACTTGATTGCTCAGAAGAAACATTTGATAAGAGCATAGAATATTTAACTTTCAAAGTACGCATTGCTACTGAATGGGAAGATGTAACCCGAATTATGTCTCGTCGTCCAGACAATGTAAAAAAAGTTATTTGGAGTAATTTTTCTGGTTTAGAAAAAGACAGACTCAACAAAATGAAAGTACAGTATGAAAACGAAATGGAGGAATGGTTGACCGAAGAAAATCTGGCAGTAATAGCGAGTGACCTGGAAATCTGTGAAGACATTGAGATGATTTCTGATTTATGGCAAATCTATAAAACTGGAGTTTAG